A genomic segment from Aegilops tauschii subsp. strangulata cultivar AL8/78 chromosome 1, Aet v6.0, whole genome shotgun sequence encodes:
- the LOC141033201 gene encoding uncharacterized protein: MEAQADRHRTERSFEVGDSVLLKLQPFIQTSIAQRPFQKLAFRYYGPCKIISKVGAVAHKLDLPPTSKIHPVVHVSLLKKAEGAEVQGNPDLPPANEILQAEHAPLAVLAARQARTASNEQTRLLIHWERLPASLATWEDPVLLQQQFPTTPP; encoded by the coding sequence ATGGAGGCACAGGCTGATCGACACCGTACTGAGCGTTCGTTTGAAGTCGGGGATTCGGTATTGCTGAAGCTGCAGCCATTCATTCAGACATCCATCGCCCAGCGGCCATTCCAGAAACTGGCCTTCAGGTATTATGGCCCGTGCAAAATCATTTCCAAGGTGGGAGCGGTGGCACACAAACTGGATCTTCCACCAACAAGCAAAATCCATCCTGTGGTACACGTCTCTCTGTTGAAGAAGGCAGAAGGTGCCGAGGTGCAGGGAAACCCTGACTTACCTCCCGCTAATGAGATTTTACAGGCAGAGCATGCGCCACTGGCGGTTCTAGCCGCTAGGCAGGCCCGAACAGCGAGCAATGAACAGACTCGCCTCCTGATCCACTGGGAAAGACTACCAGCATCGTTGGCGACATGGGAGGACCCCGTTCTGCTTCAGCAACAGTTCCCAACCACACCGCCTTAG